Proteins co-encoded in one Acidobacteriota bacterium genomic window:
- a CDS encoding GerMN domain-containing protein, which produces MKVITLLFTLIAFSTIAFGQKGSTMAIKVYFHNEKLNPEMMDCTKAFPTTRTIPKTTTPARAALDELFKGVTDEEKSKGFWSFDRESTTGIVKSLNVKNKAAYLNFTKRAFETLGNATTSCGAGFFPMVEKTLTQFPSIKKVYYAVEGNTNDFYEWMQVGECPYGKHCAKSNFK; this is translated from the coding sequence ATGAAGGTCATCACACTTTTATTCACGCTCATCGCCTTTTCAACCATCGCGTTCGGCCAGAAGGGGTCGACGATGGCGATCAAGGTTTATTTTCATAACGAAAAGCTGAACCCCGAAATGATGGATTGCACAAAGGCGTTTCCGACCACGCGAACGATCCCGAAAACGACCACCCCGGCACGAGCCGCTTTGGATGAACTATTCAAGGGCGTGACTGACGAAGAAAAATCTAAAGGCTTCTGGTCATTCGACCGGGAATCAACGACGGGAATTGTTAAGAGCCTAAACGTTAAAAACAAAGCCGCTTATCTCAATTTCACGAAACGAGCCTTCGAAACTCTTGGCAATGCAACAACCAGTTGCGGGGCGGGTTTTTTCCCAATGGTCGAGAAAACGCTGACCCAATTCCCAAGCATCAAAAAGGTTTACTACGCCGTCGAAGGCAACACGAACGATTTTTACGAGTGGATGCAAGTCGGCGAGTGTCCGTATGGGAAGCACTGTGCGAAGAGCAACTTCAAGTAG